A segment of the Takifugu flavidus isolate HTHZ2018 chromosome 7, ASM371156v2, whole genome shotgun sequence genome:
gctccgGGCTCGTCAGATCACTGCACAGCAGATAAataagctggaggagctgtggaagGTGTGCAAGTAGAGGTTATTCACTCTCTGTCTGTCGGACACAGTGTGTTAGCAACTGTGCTGTTTGGTGCGTATGTACATGTATAATGGCGTTTGCTTTTTACCCCAGGACAATCCCTGTGCTACCCTGGAAGACCTGGAGAAGCCTGGAGTGGACGAGGAACCACAGCATGTGCTGCTGCGCTACGAGGATGCCTACCAGTACCAAAACATCTTCGGCCCTCTGGTTAAACTGGAGGCCGACTATGACAAGAAGCTGAAGGAGTCCCAGGTGTCACAATTTAACCTTAAATAGGAAAACTGTGGACGTCGTGTTCTTGCGACCTGTAACCAGCCGTAGCGGTGACCTTGCATTTTTCAGCCCTCTAATGCCAGTCATGCTTTTCTGCAGACCCAAGACAATATAACGGTCAGATGGGACCTGGGGCTGAATAAAAAGCGCATCGCCTATTTCACTCTGCCCAAGACGGATTCAGGTGCACGTACGCTCAACTccgccacttcctgcttctttttttgtggCGCTGGGTTGTGCTTCGGTCGTAGTTTGCTTTCCATTCATTATTGAAGAGTTTCTAACTGGGCTCCTGATCCAATGCAGATATGCGGCTGATGCAAGGCGATGAAATCTGCCTGCGGTACAAGGGCGATCTGGCCCCACTGTGGAAAGGCATCGGCCACGTCATCAAAGTCCCTGACAGTATCCTTTACACGGTCAACATGTGCCGTTCAGGCGTTTTGGGTTTGGCTAAGTATATGGCACCAATCCCACTCTACAAACCACAGTTCCTGCTGCGTCCACAGACTGGAAGTAATAGTTTGTGTAGTCTGGTTTTCTTTAACAGCTTGTATTTAAAGACTACGGGGATGAAATTGCCATTGAGCTGCGGACCAGCGTCGGCGCACCAGTGGAAATCCCCCATAACTACCAGGTGGATTTCGTGTGGAAGTCCACATCTTTTGACAGGTTGGCTGAAATTGTGCAGTCCTAAAAATATGAATGTCGGGAGTGTTTGCTGCAAGCGATGGGGTGCTTTGTCGCTGCAGGATGCAGAGCGCCCTGAAGACGTTTGCAGTGGACGAGACTTCTGTGTCTGGGTACATTTACCACAAACTGCTGGGTCACGAGGTGGAGGACGTCACCATCAAGTGCCAGCTGCCAAAGCGTTTCACTGCCAACGGCCTCCCCGACCTCAATCACTCTCAGGTCAGgcttaaaaatgtttatttttttttaagtctttgTGACAGGAAACCTGAActgtcctcttttttctttttttttttacaaacaaaaCAGGTTTATGCTGTGAAGACGGTGCTGCAGAGGCCTCTCAGTCTGATCCAGGGTCCTCCTGGCACTGGGAAGACCGTCACCTCCGCCACTATCGTTTACCACCTCTCCCGTCAAGGCAACGGGTGGGAAATGTTAAAGAATCAACCTTCGGCGCGTCATTGCTTTAACGCTGTTGTAactgtggttgtgtgtgggcAGACCAGTGCTGGTGTGTGCGCCCAGCAACATCGCCGTGGATCAGCTGACTGAGAAAATCGACAAGACCGGACTGAAGGTCGTGAGGCTGTGCGCAAAGAGCCGAGAGGCCATCGAGTCACCGGTGTCGTTCCTGGCTCTGCACAACCAGATCAGCAACATGGACAGGTCAGTGGGAGCCAGAGAGGCGACTCCTGGTTCACTGGTggtgctcagctgctgctcagtaTCAAAAGTGATGCGTTTTTAACTTTCCTCCATTTCTGCTTTACTATGTTCCGAATTGTGACGATTCATCAGTCATTGTAAACAACTGTAGCTTTGTTCTGAAATACTGGAGCTAAAGGTTAATGTACACCACATTTTGACACATTTGTCCGATTAATGATCTTTTTCTCCGTCGCCCTAGAACGCAGCTTCTCTCACTAGTATATAAATTTGAGCCTTCTTTTTCAAACCCTCCCGACCTCCCTTGTTTGTCTCTAGCATGCCGGAgcttcagaagctgcagcagttgAAGGATGAGACGGGTGAGCTGTCGTCCGCTGATGAGAAACGCTACAGGGCCCTGAAACGGACCGCTGAGAGGGAACTGCTCATGgtaaggaggagcagctggaagttCTCGTGTTCTAGAAGAGGCTTTCAAATACTTCTGCGTTGTTTTTGCCAAGAAAATACTGTCACAGCGATTGCCTCAGTAAATATATGCCAGAAAATCTAACGGCTAACATTTCCAGCTCAGTTTTGTCtgctctgtaaaaaaaaaaaacattcctgcTTTAATAGCCGGTTGTCTTTGACCTTGTTCAGAATGCTGACGTCATCTGTTGTACCTGCGTTGGAGCTGGTGACCCTCGTTTAGCCAAGATGCAGTTCCGCTCCATCCTCATTGACGAGAGCACCCAGGCCACCGAGCCAGAGTGTATGGTCCCTGTGGTGCTGGGAGCCAAACAGGTACACACACGTGCATCTGTGTAACGGCATCTTCCTTTTTAAGGCAGTTATGAAGCATCAGTGAGACCTTTAATGGAATTTATCAAGATCATTGAATGATGGACTGCTATTAACTATCGTTAAAACGCGCCATATAGTGGAGACACAGGAGCTTGTGTAAAGAACTGGTAGCCTTGAGTAGAGCAGAAGACATTCACAACAGGACACCGTGTGTCTTCTGTCTACTGTAAACTATTACTGACACATTTGCATTCTGTAAAGATTCCATAACACTTGGTTAAagaaccttttctttctccccagCTCATCCTGGTGGGAGATCACTGCCAGTTGGGTCCTGTTGTGATGTGTAAGAAGGCAGCCAAAGCTGGCCTCTCCCAGTCCCTGTTTGAACGCCTGGTGGTGTTGGGGATCCGACCGATCCGCCTGCAGGTCCAGTACCGTATGCACCCAGCGCTCAGTGCCTTCCCCTCCAACATCTTCTATGAAGGCTCCCTGCAGAATGGCGTCACTGCAGGTTTGATATGATTTATATAACACGACCTGTGTCGCAAGCTGCAAATATTAAAATACAATCATGTGTCTTTTTGCAGGTGATCGCATCAAGAAAGGGTTTGACTTCCAGTGGCCTCAGCCTGAGAAGCCCATGTTCTTCTACGTGACTCAGGGTCAGGAGGAAATCGCTAGTTCTGGAACCTCATATCTTAACAGGTGAGTTATCGGTGAAAATGACATTATTGTTTAATTCCAACAGACCTTCTGCTGCAGTATTTAACCCTCAGTTATGGGGTCTATTATTATAATTACTTTATTCCATctatttaattttaaagaacTGAAGCCGCCAACGTGGAGAAGATCACAACCAGGCTGCTGAAGGCTGGAGCAAAGCCAGATCAGATTGGCATCATCACCCCATACGAGGGTCAGCGCTCCTACCTGGTCCAGTACATGCAGTTCAGTGGCTCGCTGCACACCAAACTCTACCAGGTAGCCTACAGATGACCACAACCACGTGGCTAACTCAGACCTGTGttgtcattaattaaaaaaagacatgttccttttgttttacaaCATAGCCTCATCTGGTTTTTGTGTCAATACAGCAGGTAGAAATAGCCAGTGTAGATGCCTTCCAGGGCAGAGAGAAAGATTTCATCATCCTGTCATGTGTGCGTGCTAATGAGCACCAGGGCATCGGCTTCCTGAACGACCCCCGTCGCCTGAACGTGGCTCTGACCCGAGCAAAGTAAGACTCAGCCCTTTACACACAGCGGAGCTCAATAACTCCAGCGTGGTTTACGGTCAGACACATTTCAAATCGCCTGATGGGAAGTGTGCGTCTGTGTTACGAAGGTATGGTGTGATCATCGTGGGGAACCCCAAGGCCCTTTCCAAGCAGCCACTTTGGAACAATCTGCTCAACAACTACAAGGAGCAAAAGGTTCTTGTAGAAGGACCCCTCAACAACCTCAGGGAGAGCCTCATGCAGTTCAGCAAGCCCCGCAAGTTGGTCAACACCATCAACCCTGTGAGTCATTTTACACCTTTCTTTCAGTTGCATACGATGAAATTATCAGTCATTCGTGAAGGCTGAAGTGATTGATCTTTCAGGGAGGGCGTTTTATGAGCACTGCCATGTACGACGCTCGAGAAGCCCTCATCCCCGGCTCTGCTTACGACCGCAGCAACACTGGTATTGACGCTGCACCTTTCTAGCATCTCCTGGAGTTACTGGACGTTATTTAAAACGTTGTTTTGTGTCTCCTTCAAGCTGGGCGTCCATCAAACATGTACTTTCAAACTCACGACCAGATCGGTATGATTGGAGCGGCCGCCAGTCACCTGGCTGCTCTGAATATTCCCATACCCTTCAACCTGGTGATGCCGCCGATGCCTCCGCCCAGTTACCAGGGCCAGACCAACGGCCCTGCTGCAGGTAGCATTTTCACCCTGCTTTGTACAGTAGAGAGCCTTTCActtatttggttttttttaaggattaATTTGGACTAAAATCATGTTTGTATCTGTTGGAAGGTCGTGGCGCTATGAAGGGTAAATCTGGCCGTGGCGGGCGCCAGAGGATCCGTGGTTCTGGGAACCAGGGGGTTGGTCACATGCCAAACAGTCAGATCAGCCAGGATGGGGCTTCCCAGTCATTCTCCCAGGGGCCACTGACACAGGGTTACATCTCCATGAGCCAGCCTTCCCAGATGAGCCAGCCCGGACTCTCCCAGCCAGAGCTTTCCCAGGTGACGGATCACTGTGTCTAAAGATGGTGATATTTCACTGTTTTCAGATGCGTCTGTGTTGACATCCCTGTATTTGGGTCTCCAGGACAGCTACCTGGGCGACGAGTTCAAGTCACAAATCGATGTGGCTCTGTCCCAGGACTCGACATACCAGGGCGAACGTGCATACCAGCATGGCGGGGTAACTGGACTGTCTCAGTACTAGAGTGTAAGTATGAAAATAAACCTACCTTCAAAGCAGAGTTTGAATATTTTTCCTGTGTCCCCTGAATCTGTATTAATTTGGAATTTTGTCTTAAAGGTGACTGGAAGAAAGGAGCTAGGCTAAAGCTCAGCTTAGTCCTTCGCTTTTTAAtctgggaaaaaataaaaacataaaatggaTACCTGTTTTCCTCTGCTACAACCGAAGCACCACTGAGTGAAAGCGTCGGGACAGCGAAACCAAACTAACGACCAGCGAGAGAAGAATGGAAGCACGAACAGACGGGCGGGAGCGGCCGGGTGACCACGCGAGAGGCTGACGCCGATGTCCGTGCGGAGCGAAGGAGGGGAGGTCACGAAAAGTGGCAGCACGTGGTCGAGCTGCCGAGGGAAACAGGGGAGACCTCAACGGTCAATGGGGAAAACGAGGCTTAACTCCCAATAAAACAGCCCAGCCAATCCCTTCAACCCACAGCCTCCGGGACGGGGAGCCAAGCTCTCTGATCTCCAGATGGGCTTAGAAGATCTCCAACTGAATTTGACTTTCTTCTACAcacctgtagggggcgccaCTGACAAGGCGATGCAAAAAATCCCcatgctgcagaaaaaaaatgttggaTGCGCAACATGTGTCTGTTTAGAATTTGGTTAAAGAACAGGAGGGGAGCAGCACCGACAAACTCCTGTCAGCCTCGGGAGGCTCGAGTGGCCTCTGAAGGAAGCGACGGTCGACACACCCTTTTGGAAGAGCGAACCACTGGTTCAGCCTTTACGAGGTCTCTACTGGGATGGTTTCAACCACGCATCAGTGGTGGCGCAGCACGAGGATTATCAGACTCGAGCCATGAGGTGCGAATCCCTCCAATGTCGCACTCGTGGGActtttttgtctgtcttctctGAAGTTCTTTTTacagcacaaaacaaacaaaaagtcaTCGGAACTATCAAACACGACCACCGTTGTGTAGTCAGCTGTCATTCGATGTGTCTGCAGAAGCTTTTCCGTATTGTTAATCCGATGAAAGCGGCTTCAGATGGCTTAAAGGAAAAGTGTGTATAATCGCTCAAGCATCAAATTATTCGTTAGGGTTTGTTGACATTCACGCGTTGTGGACTGAGATGAATGTAACCAAACCACAGGCCAAAGGAGTCGCGACTCGTGGGTGAACGAGCCAccacaggagggggagggaaaggaAGGTGGCAGAGAAGGCCGCCATTACCAGTTTCCACCTCCCAAGACCAACGGCGGAGTTTAAAAACCACCAGGAAAATTGGGCATTCTGGGAGACGACCCGGCCTTCCATTCAGTAACCCTAGATGAGCCCCCGCTGTCCTGATCATCATCAGCTCCTCTCCAGATCGAGACACGGCGTGGAAACCCCATTGTTGCTGAAGGTCAAATATTAATCAGTGCCTATAATCAATCACCAGACCAACAGCTACAGCACAAACATGAATGTAGTTTAAACTACCAGCATTTAAGTGACAGgttcttttcttatttttattagaATCGGGCTGAGGGGAGTTTAGCAACGGGGGTGGGCGGATAAAAGGCGCCACCTTCCTTCTCTGCGGTAAAACGGGGcgttttttctgcttttttttgaGTGGCGTGAAGCCGTTTTGCCTTCGTCAGTATATTTCTGTCTGGAGTTCCTCCTCTGACCCCAGGGTTGACCCCCGGGTTGACCCCCTCCGTCAGATCCTTGGTGTGCTGTTTGCTTAGCGGTTCTACTGAAGTCTGGCCCGGGAGCACAGGGACGTTGCAGATGTGGAGTAGTCTTGACCAGAGTCAGAATGTACCGCGCCGATGCCCATTTTCTTGTTTCAGCAGCCAGATATTTGACAATCCTGTTGCCAGTAGATGTCGCTAAGTTTGCATTTGTTGCTTTGTTGATCTTAGTTTCCTGTTATGACCCTCACAATGAATAGCTTTAAGAACCCGCTGCTGTAATATTGTAttactttgctgtttttttccccatcttctGAGCCACCACGAGGATTCATTTATCAATTAGTTGTGAAAACGTTTGCATCAAACCTCTACGGTCAAACGGCAGAGTTTGGTAAATGTGGAGATCTAGACATGATGTAAGTCTGTCTCAAACTCTTATTTGCAGTGAAGTTTCGTCACAACATGGTGGTTTTCTgttaaatgaatcaataaagACTGTTGACTTCAAGTTGATTTTATGGCTCGAATCAGTTGGGCAGATTGGAAAATATGTACAGGGAAAGACTCTGGAGAGTTCAGGCCGAATCCTGAGCGGTCTTTTTTGTCCGTTTTCTCTTCAACAGTTTCTTCTTCAgttgcttctgcttctgtttgtCAATGTTCTCCTGGATCTTCTGTTTGAACTTCTTCTTCTGGCTCCTGATCTTCTCCAGCTCAGCTTTCCTCTTTGCCTCCAGGTCTGGAtcctggaacagcagcagcagcttgcaTTAGCCCACGTGAGCGACAGATGCATCCTCCTTTTTCATAAAGCATTGCTTTATCCTGTACGTCTAGATCCAGTCCTCCCTCGAGGGCTGCAATCCAACATTTCACCAggttttccccttttctgcctagttgggacagaaaacccggctggattgcgGCCGGATCAGTAACACAtgggctgtttccgaaaccaccccctgtacctacatagtgcactcaatagtgtggacgccattttgaaatagtgtccgaattgttagtgagcatcgctgtaccctatgtagtgcactcaatgtatcccacaatgcactgcgaaacgTAGTGTAcgagcgagcaccctaactcagagtgtatcccatcagcctttatggtatccgtaaaggctgatgggatacattttttaacttaatttctactgtgcggtttgatatatgaaatttttggaaataagaatttttttttcagtaggggtccaatatgatcatcttaaaatattacaacataattattatgcgacaccatgacgtcactttacgccgtaaatgacgccgttgtccgaatactaactttaaattgagtgcactacgtcGTTCACTCAGTCCATGtccccccatgtagtgagtagtgaagaGGGAACAAGTGTGTGGTGTCGGAAACAGCCCTGGAGTTCCTGTGATGCCACATAACTGAATCCATATTTATGCATCTATAGTTTTGACAATGTGCCCAAAAAGCTAAGCAGTCTCATCTTAAGACGcagattaaaacagaaaaagaactTTACCTTCCCCTCTAAGATCAACTGCTTCCTCTTGTTGATCTCCTTTTTCTCATCAAAGTCCGTCGACTCCAGTCTCTACAGAGCAGGAAACTTGATTCCAGTcatgaaacaaacagcagcgtcTCTAAACTAAAGCACATTAAACGTACGATTTCACACTCCCGTCTGGTCACGTTGACCTGGGTGAGGATCTTCAGGacttctttctcctccacaggGAACTCCTTCAGTTTAGTCTCTGTAGACACAACACAACGCTTCCGTCACACCTGGGAGACG
Coding sequences within it:
- the LOC130528174 gene encoding regulator of nonsense transcripts 1 isoform X2, which translates into the protein MSVEAYGPSSQTLTFLDTEETELLGADTQGSEYDFTDFTLPSQTQTQGHTQSQLDNQLNGPDDGLHNGGMDDSVAKASQLLAELNFEEDEEDTYYTKDLPVHACSYCGIHDPACVVYCNTSKKWFCNGRGNTSGSHIVNHLVRAKCKEVTLHKDGPLGETVLECYNCGCRNVFLLGFIPAKADSVVVLLCRQPCASQSSLKDINWDSSQWQPLIQDRCFLSWLVKIPSEQEQLRARQITAQQINKLEELWKDNPCATLEDLEKPGVDEEPQHVLLRYEDAYQYQNIFGPLVKLEADYDKKLKESQTQDNITVRWDLGLNKKRIAYFTLPKTDSDMRLMQGDEICLRYKGDLAPLWKGIGHVIKVPDNYGDEIAIELRTSVGAPVEIPHNYQVDFVWKSTSFDRMQSALKTFAVDETSVSGYIYHKLLGHEVEDVTIKCQLPKRFTANGLPDLNHSQVYAVKTVLQRPLSLIQGPPGTGKTVTSATIVYHLSRQGNGPVLVCAPSNIAVDQLTEKIDKTGLKVVRLCAKSREAIESPVSFLALHNQISNMDSMPELQKLQQLKDETGELSSADEKRYRALKRTAERELLMNADVICCTCVGAGDPRLAKMQFRSILIDESTQATEPECMVPVVLGAKQLILVGDHCQLGPVVMCKKAAKAGLSQSLFERLVVLGIRPIRLQVQYRMHPALSAFPSNIFYEGSLQNGVTAGDRIKKGFDFQWPQPEKPMFFYVTQGQEEIASSGTSYLNRTEAANVEKITTRLLKAGAKPDQIGIITPYEGQRSYLVQYMQFSGSLHTKLYQQVEIASVDAFQGREKDFIILSCVRANEHQGIGFLNDPRRLNVALTRAKYGVIIVGNPKALSKQPLWNNLLNNYKEQKVLVEGPLNNLRESLMQFSKPRKLVNTINPGGRFMSTAMYDAREALIPGSAYDRSNTAGRPSNMYFQTHDQIGMIGAAASHLAALNIPIPFNLVMPPMPPPSYQGQTNGPAAGRGAMKGKSGRGGRQRIRGSGNQGVGHMPNSQISQDGASQSFSQGPLTQGYISMSQPSQMSQPGLSQPELSQDSYLGDEFKSQIDVALSQDSTYQGERAYQHGGVTGLSQY
- the LOC130528174 gene encoding regulator of nonsense transcripts 1 isoform X1, producing MSVEAYGPSSQTLTFLDTEETELLGADTQGSEYDFTDFTLPSQTQTQGHTQSQLDNQLNGPDDGLHNGGMDDSVAKASQLLAELNFEEDEEDTYYTKDLPVHACSYCGIHDPACVVYCNTSKKWFCNGRGNTSGSHIVNHLVRAKCKEVTLHKDGPLGETVLECYNCGCRNVFLLGFIPAKADSVVVLLCRQPCASQSSLKDINWDSSQWQPLIQDRCFLSWLVKIPSEQEQLRARQITAQQINKLEELWKDNPCATLEDLEKPGVDEEPQHVLLRYEDAYQYQNIFGPLVKLEADYDKKLKESQTQDNITVRWDLGLNKKRIAYFTLPKTDSGAHMRLMQGDEICLRYKGDLAPLWKGIGHVIKVPDNYGDEIAIELRTSVGAPVEIPHNYQVDFVWKSTSFDRMQSALKTFAVDETSVSGYIYHKLLGHEVEDVTIKCQLPKRFTANGLPDLNHSQVYAVKTVLQRPLSLIQGPPGTGKTVTSATIVYHLSRQGNGPVLVCAPSNIAVDQLTEKIDKTGLKVVRLCAKSREAIESPVSFLALHNQISNMDSMPELQKLQQLKDETGELSSADEKRYRALKRTAERELLMNADVICCTCVGAGDPRLAKMQFRSILIDESTQATEPECMVPVVLGAKQLILVGDHCQLGPVVMCKKAAKAGLSQSLFERLVVLGIRPIRLQVQYRMHPALSAFPSNIFYEGSLQNGVTAGDRIKKGFDFQWPQPEKPMFFYVTQGQEEIASSGTSYLNRTEAANVEKITTRLLKAGAKPDQIGIITPYEGQRSYLVQYMQFSGSLHTKLYQQVEIASVDAFQGREKDFIILSCVRANEHQGIGFLNDPRRLNVALTRAKYGVIIVGNPKALSKQPLWNNLLNNYKEQKVLVEGPLNNLRESLMQFSKPRKLVNTINPGGRFMSTAMYDAREALIPGSAYDRSNTAGRPSNMYFQTHDQIGMIGAAASHLAALNIPIPFNLVMPPMPPPSYQGQTNGPAAGRGAMKGKSGRGGRQRIRGSGNQGVGHMPNSQISQDGASQSFSQGPLTQGYISMSQPSQMSQPGLSQPELSQDSYLGDEFKSQIDVALSQDSTYQGERAYQHGGVTGLSQY